In Rhodococcus rhodochrous, a single genomic region encodes these proteins:
- the glp gene encoding gephyrin-like molybdotransferase Glp has protein sequence MTSGRRSVEEHEQHVAALLDPLRKKGPLRVPLAHALHRTLAEDIESPLDLPPFRNSQMDGYAVRAGDLASTPTDLPVQGVLAAGDTAAALEPGHALKIMTGAPVPDGADAVVPVEDTHATAPDPDGAGTVTVERSVTPGTYVREAGTDVRKGDLLLPAGTVLAARHIAALAAVGLTSTPVHARPRVAIISTGSELVTAGSELGPGQIFNSNGPALAASASANGADVVTIDHCHDDPEEFVTMLEHAVGVADVVFTSGGVSKGDFEVVKDTLAPRGGQFVSVAMQPGGPQGTAVIDDVPILTFPGNPVSALVSFEVFARPALRAAAGYPPVVCENLPLTEDLTSIPGRRQFLRGRLDENGVTPFRGHGSHLVAGLAAADVLLDIPADTTSLEAGDLVKVRIL, from the coding sequence ATGACGAGCGGCAGGCGGTCCGTGGAGGAACACGAACAGCACGTGGCGGCGTTGCTCGACCCGTTGCGGAAGAAGGGCCCGTTGCGTGTGCCGCTCGCGCACGCGCTGCACCGCACCCTCGCGGAGGACATCGAGTCGCCGCTGGACCTGCCGCCCTTCCGCAACTCCCAGATGGACGGCTACGCGGTCCGCGCCGGCGATCTCGCGTCGACCCCCACGGACCTGCCCGTCCAGGGCGTCCTGGCCGCGGGCGACACCGCCGCGGCGCTCGAGCCGGGGCACGCACTGAAGATCATGACGGGCGCTCCCGTCCCGGACGGCGCCGACGCCGTCGTCCCGGTCGAGGACACCCACGCGACCGCCCCCGACCCGGACGGCGCCGGCACCGTGACCGTCGAGCGCAGCGTCACGCCCGGGACCTATGTGCGTGAGGCCGGAACCGACGTCCGTAAGGGCGATCTGCTGCTTCCCGCCGGCACGGTGCTCGCCGCCCGGCACATCGCCGCGCTCGCCGCCGTCGGGCTCACCTCGACCCCCGTCCACGCACGACCGCGGGTCGCGATCATCTCGACCGGCAGCGAACTCGTCACGGCCGGGAGCGAACTCGGACCGGGCCAGATCTTCAACTCGAACGGGCCGGCGCTGGCCGCCAGCGCGTCGGCCAACGGCGCCGACGTCGTGACCATCGACCACTGCCACGACGATCCGGAGGAGTTCGTGACGATGCTCGAACACGCCGTGGGCGTCGCCGACGTCGTGTTCACCTCGGGCGGAGTGTCGAAGGGCGATTTCGAGGTCGTGAAGGACACGCTCGCGCCGCGGGGCGGACAGTTCGTCTCGGTGGCGATGCAGCCGGGCGGACCTCAGGGCACCGCCGTGATCGACGACGTACCGATCCTGACCTTCCCCGGCAATCCCGTCAGCGCGCTCGTCTCGTTCGAGGTGTTCGCGCGCCCCGCACTGCGCGCCGCCGCCGGCTATCCGCCCGTCGTGTGCGAGAACCTGCCGCTCACCGAGGATCTCACGTCGATCCCGGGACGCCGGCAGTTCCTACGGGGACGACTCGACGAGAACGGGGTGACCCCCTTCCGCGGGCACGGTTCGCATCTCGTCGCCGGACTCGCCGCCGCCGACGTGCTCCTCGACATCCCCGCCGACACCACCTCCCTCGAAGCCGGAGACCTCGTGAAAGTACGGATCCTGTGA
- a CDS encoding MoaD/ThiS family protein, with protein sequence MAEVTTGIEVRYFAAAADAAGREKDTIDLPEGADLGALRAVLVDRYGAGMERVLSVAAFLLEPGDGGAGELTRDLGRPAGSRVDVLPPFAGG encoded by the coding sequence GTGGCTGAGGTGACGACCGGGATCGAGGTGCGGTACTTCGCGGCCGCAGCAGATGCGGCCGGACGCGAGAAGGACACGATCGACCTACCGGAGGGCGCCGATCTCGGCGCGCTGCGCGCCGTCCTCGTCGACCGTTACGGGGCCGGCATGGAGCGGGTCCTGTCGGTGGCGGCCTTCCTGCTCGAACCCGGCGACGGCGGCGCGGGCGAACTCACCCGGGACCTCGGCCGACCGGCCGGATCCCGGGTGGACGTCCTGCCGCCCTTCGCGGGTGGCTAA
- a CDS encoding nucleosidase encodes MNGILVVSATRAEAAHVPERYETVITGIGKVDAAVAVTAALAAYPADARPLVVNIGTAGALHTHHSGLFLPSAVINHDISSEILKSLGHPVQDVVRIDDGDGSVLATGDSFVSDAEIRDALSARADLVDMEGFAVAYAARRMGARCRLVKHVSDRADDSALDWPKQVDRSARELARWLVERY; translated from the coding sequence GTGAACGGGATCCTCGTCGTATCCGCAACCCGCGCCGAGGCGGCGCACGTCCCGGAACGCTACGAGACGGTGATCACCGGAATCGGGAAGGTCGACGCAGCGGTCGCCGTCACCGCGGCGCTCGCGGCGTATCCGGCCGACGCTCGGCCGCTCGTCGTGAACATCGGCACCGCCGGTGCGCTGCACACCCATCACTCGGGACTGTTCCTGCCGTCCGCCGTGATCAACCACGACATCAGCAGCGAGATCCTGAAGAGCCTCGGTCACCCGGTGCAGGACGTCGTCCGGATCGACGACGGTGACGGCAGCGTGCTCGCCACCGGCGATTCGTTCGTCTCGGACGCCGAGATCCGCGACGCGCTGTCCGCGCGCGCCGATCTCGTCGACATGGAGGGTTTCGCGGTCGCCTACGCCGCCCGTCGCATGGGTGCGCGGTGCCGGCTCGTCAAGCACGTGAGCGACCGGGCCGACGATTCGGCGCTCGACTGGCCGAAGCAGGTCGACCGCAGCGCACGGGAACTCGCGCGGTGGCTCGTCGAGCGCTACTGA
- a CDS encoding CobW family GTP-binding protein, with protein MAKKQIPVIVVAGFLGAGKTTLLNHLLRNTRGARIGVIVNDFGAVNIDSMMVAGQVDSMVSLSNGCLCCAVDVSDMDAMLDKLAHRSSDLDVIVVEASGLAEPRNMIRLVAGSENEYVSYGGLVLVVDAVEFDATAAQHPELEQHVALADLVLINKTDRIDGDAHDDLLTRLCRLNSRAAVVSTDHGLIDPALLFDIPERPDPQPGEQLTLDRLLYEQDDHEHTHLHDGYDAITFESSDALHPRVLVDFLENQPAGVFRIKGYVRVAAGLDTGTYLLHTVGDHIRFEPAGRGDDVPDGTQLVVIGADLDSDDVRERLRRCVPTEPVSADAMYAIHRFTPR; from the coding sequence ATGGCGAAGAAGCAGATCCCGGTGATCGTCGTGGCCGGATTTCTCGGCGCGGGAAAGACGACGCTGCTCAACCACCTGCTGCGCAACACCCGTGGTGCGCGGATCGGCGTGATCGTCAACGACTTCGGTGCCGTCAACATCGATTCGATGATGGTTGCGGGACAGGTCGATTCGATGGTCTCGCTGAGCAACGGATGTCTGTGCTGCGCAGTCGATGTCAGCGACATGGATGCAATGCTCGACAAGCTCGCCCACCGCTCGTCCGACCTCGACGTGATCGTCGTCGAGGCGAGCGGACTCGCCGAGCCCCGCAACATGATCCGGCTCGTCGCCGGCTCGGAGAACGAATACGTCTCCTACGGTGGGCTCGTGCTGGTCGTCGACGCGGTGGAGTTCGACGCGACCGCGGCGCAGCATCCCGAACTCGAACAACACGTCGCGCTCGCCGATCTGGTGCTGATCAACAAGACCGACCGGATCGACGGCGACGCCCACGACGATCTGTTGACCCGCCTGTGCCGGCTCAATTCCCGCGCTGCCGTCGTCTCGACCGATCACGGCCTCATCGACCCGGCGTTGCTGTTCGACATCCCGGAGCGGCCGGATCCGCAGCCGGGGGAGCAGCTCACCCTCGACCGGTTGCTCTACGAGCAGGACGACCACGAGCACACCCATCTGCACGACGGCTACGACGCGATCACCTTCGAGTCCTCAGACGCACTACACCCCCGCGTGCTGGTCGATTTCCTCGAGAACCAGCCCGCAGGGGTGTTCCGTATCAAGGGATACGTGCGAGTCGCTGCCGGACTGGATACCGGCACCTATCTGTTGCACACCGTCGGCGACCACATCCGGTTCGAACCGGCGGGTCGCGGCGACGACGTGCCCGACGGGACGCAGCTCGTCGTCATCGGTGCCGATCTCGACTCCGACGACGTACGCGAGCGCCTACGCCGTTGTGTTCCGACCGAACCGGTGTCCGCGGACGCGATGTACGCGATACACCGGTTCACGCCCCGCTGA
- a CDS encoding DEAD/DEAH box helicase has product MTTSFSDLGVPRPLVATLSDAGITSPFPIQVDTLPDTLAGRDVLGRGRTGSGKTLAFSIPLAARLAGRSTRAAGRPRGLILAPTRELATQIAAAIEPLAHSSGLKVTTIFGGVSQKRQVDALRRGIDIVIACPGRLEDLMRQKFVVLDDVEVTVLDEADHMADLGFLPGVTRILTATPKDGQRLLFSATLDNGVDKLVKRFLKNPVMHSVDEATSPVAAMTHHVFDVAGMDAKKDLVRTLASGTGRRILFMRTKHQARKLAKQLTDSGIPAVDLHGNLSQNARDRNLAAFSSGEARVLVATDVAARGVHVDDVELVVHVDPPAEHKAYLHRSGRTARAGSTGDVVTVVLPDQRRDLAAIMRKAAIDVTPIKVTADSEHVLKLVGEIAPYVAPAPKQAAAPSRPQRNGGSRRSPAPRQGSGQRSSSSGQRSSGGQRAAGGQRSAGQGAATATGGRRRPQRRTSAAR; this is encoded by the coding sequence ATGACCACATCATTTTCCGATCTCGGGGTGCCCCGCCCGCTCGTCGCCACACTGAGCGACGCCGGGATCACCAGCCCCTTCCCCATCCAGGTGGACACCCTCCCCGACACCCTCGCCGGTCGCGACGTGCTCGGACGCGGACGCACGGGTAGCGGTAAGACCCTGGCCTTCTCGATCCCGCTGGCCGCGCGCCTCGCCGGCCGCAGCACCCGGGCGGCAGGCCGCCCGCGTGGCCTGATCCTGGCTCCCACCCGCGAACTGGCGACCCAGATCGCCGCGGCCATCGAACCGCTCGCGCATTCGTCGGGTCTGAAGGTCACCACGATCTTCGGCGGCGTGTCGCAGAAGCGTCAGGTCGACGCCCTCCGTCGCGGTATCGACATCGTCATCGCCTGCCCGGGTCGCCTCGAGGACCTCATGCGCCAGAAGTTCGTCGTGCTCGACGACGTCGAGGTCACCGTGCTCGACGAGGCCGACCACATGGCCGATCTCGGCTTCCTGCCCGGCGTCACCCGCATCCTGACGGCGACGCCGAAAGACGGTCAGCGCCTGCTGTTCTCGGCCACCCTGGACAACGGCGTCGACAAGCTCGTCAAGCGGTTCCTGAAGAACCCGGTCATGCACTCGGTCGACGAGGCCACCTCTCCCGTCGCCGCGATGACCCACCACGTCTTCGACGTCGCGGGCATGGATGCGAAGAAGGACCTCGTCCGCACCCTCGCATCGGGCACCGGTCGCCGAATCCTGTTCATGCGCACCAAGCATCAGGCCCGCAAGCTCGCCAAGCAGCTCACCGACTCGGGCATCCCGGCGGTGGACCTGCACGGCAACCTCTCCCAGAACGCCCGCGACCGCAATCTCGCCGCGTTCTCGTCGGGTGAGGCCCGGGTGCTCGTGGCGACGGACGTCGCCGCACGTGGTGTCCACGTCGACGACGTCGAACTCGTCGTGCACGTCGATCCCCCGGCCGAGCACAAGGCGTACCTGCACCGTTCCGGTCGCACGGCCCGCGCCGGCAGCACCGGCGACGTCGTCACCGTCGTCCTGCCCGACCAGCGCAGGGATCTCGCGGCCATCATGCGCAAGGCCGCCATCGACGTCACCCCCATCAAGGTGACCGCGGATTCCGAGCACGTGCTGAAGCTCGTCGGCGAGATCGCGCCGTACGTCGCGCCGGCACCGAAGCAGGCTGCCGCGCCGTCGCGTCCGCAGCGCAACGGTGGTAGCCGCCGTTCGCCGGCTCCCCGCCAGGGCTCCGGTCAGCGTTCCTCGTCGAGCGGACAGCGCTCCTCGGGCGGACAGCGCGCCGCCGGCGGTCAGCGGTCGGCCGGTCAGGGCGCCGCAACCGCAACCGGTGGTCGTCGTCGCCCCCAGCGCCGTACCTCCGCTGCACGCTGA
- a CDS encoding MBL fold metallo-hydrolase has product MSTSPIRVDRVVTSGTFALDGGEWEVDNNIWLVGDDSEVVVIDAAHTAQPIIDAVGGRKVVAIVCTHAHNDHITVAPELSEKLDAPILLNPADDVLWEMTHPGVAHGTLEDGERIRVAGTDIQAIATPGHSPGSTCLYLPEAGELFTGDTLFSGGPGATGRSFSDFPTIIGSIRDKLFALPAETKVHTGHGDGTTIGTESPHLEEWIKRGS; this is encoded by the coding sequence GTGAGCACCTCGCCGATCCGCGTCGACCGGGTCGTCACGTCGGGCACCTTCGCGCTCGACGGTGGCGAATGGGAGGTCGACAACAACATCTGGCTCGTCGGCGACGACTCCGAGGTGGTCGTGATCGACGCCGCGCACACCGCGCAACCGATCATCGACGCCGTCGGTGGACGGAAGGTCGTGGCGATCGTGTGCACGCACGCCCACAACGACCACATCACCGTGGCGCCCGAGCTGTCCGAGAAGCTCGACGCGCCGATCCTGCTCAACCCCGCCGACGACGTGCTGTGGGAGATGACCCACCCGGGTGTCGCGCACGGCACGCTCGAGGACGGCGAGCGGATCCGGGTGGCCGGCACCGACATCCAGGCGATTGCCACGCCGGGTCACTCGCCGGGCTCGACCTGCCTGTACCTGCCGGAAGCGGGTGAGCTGTTCACCGGCGACACCCTGTTCTCCGGCGGACCGGGCGCGACGGGCCGCTCGTTCTCGGACTTCCCGACCATCATCGGGTCGATCCGCGACAAGCTGTTCGCCCTGCCCGCGGAGACGAAGGTGCACACCGGTCACGGCGACGGCACCACGATCGGTACCGAGTCGCCGCATCTCGAGGAGTGGATCAAGCGCGGAAGCTGA
- the nadE gene encoding ammonia-dependent NAD(+) synthetase, translated as MTNLRDRIIEELGVKPSIDPRAEIDARVQFLADYLRSTPAKGFVLGISGGQDSTLAGKLAQLAAEKLRAEGLTAEFVAVRLPYGKQADEHDALVALEFIGADRTLGVDVKPGADATASEAARALYGTETRLRDFVRGNIKARERMMIQYAIAGELGYLVVGTDHAAEAVTGFYTKYGDGGVDITPLAGLTKRQGAALLRELDAPESTWIKIPTADLEDDRPALPDEEALGMTYSEIDDYLEGKDVTDDLAKRLETKFLDTRHKRVMPVAPFDTWWREG; from the coding sequence ATGACGAACCTTCGCGATCGGATCATCGAAGAACTCGGGGTGAAACCCTCCATCGACCCACGCGCCGAGATCGACGCCCGGGTGCAGTTTCTCGCCGACTACCTGCGCAGCACTCCCGCGAAGGGATTCGTGCTCGGCATCAGCGGCGGGCAGGACAGCACACTCGCCGGCAAGCTCGCCCAGCTCGCCGCGGAGAAGCTCCGCGCCGAGGGCCTCACGGCGGAGTTCGTTGCGGTCCGCCTGCCCTACGGCAAGCAGGCCGACGAACACGACGCCCTCGTCGCACTGGAGTTCATCGGAGCCGATCGCACTCTCGGTGTGGATGTGAAGCCCGGCGCCGACGCGACGGCATCGGAGGCGGCTCGCGCGCTGTACGGCACCGAGACCCGTCTGCGCGACTTCGTGCGCGGCAACATCAAGGCCCGCGAACGCATGATGATCCAGTACGCGATCGCCGGAGAACTCGGCTACCTCGTGGTCGGCACCGACCATGCCGCCGAAGCGGTGACCGGTTTCTACACCAAGTACGGCGACGGCGGCGTCGACATCACTCCGCTGGCCGGTCTGACGAAGCGGCAGGGAGCGGCGCTGCTGCGCGAACTCGACGCACCCGAGAGCACCTGGATCAAGATCCCCACCGCCGATCTCGAGGACGACCGTCCCGCGCTGCCCGACGAGGAAGCGCTCGGCATGACCTACAGCGAGATCGACGACTATCTCGAGGGCAAGGACGTCACCGACGACCTCGCCAAGCGCCTCGAGACCAAGTTCCTCGACACGCGGCACAAGCGCGTGATGCCCGTGGCGCCCTTCGACACCTGGTGGCGCGAGGGTTAG
- a CDS encoding S-(hydroxymethyl)mycothiol dehydrogenase, with protein MSQTVRGVVARSKGAPVEVVPIVIPDPGPGEVVVAIAACGVCHTDLHYREGGINDEFPFLLGHEAAGVVESVGEGVDSVAVGDFVVLNWRAVCGQCRACKRGRPQYCFDTFNATQKMTLEDGTELTPALGIGAFADKTLVHAGQCTKVDPSADPAVVGLLGCGVMAGLGAAVNTGGVTRGQSVAVIGCGGVGDAAIMGARLAGAGTIIAVDRDDKKLEWATDLGATHTVNSTSTDAVEAIKELTGGFGADVVIEAVGRPETYKQAFYARDLAGTVVLVGVPTPDMTLEMPLIDFFSHGGSLKSSWYGDCLPERDFPTYVDLYQQGRLPLEKFVTERIGIDDVEKAFETMHRGEVLRSVVVL; from the coding sequence ATGTCGCAAACAGTCCGCGGAGTCGTCGCTCGCTCGAAGGGAGCGCCCGTCGAGGTCGTGCCCATCGTGATCCCCGATCCCGGACCCGGCGAGGTCGTCGTCGCGATCGCCGCGTGCGGTGTGTGCCACACCGACCTGCACTATCGCGAGGGTGGCATCAACGACGAGTTCCCCTTCCTGCTCGGCCACGAGGCCGCCGGGGTCGTCGAATCCGTCGGTGAGGGCGTCGACTCGGTCGCCGTGGGCGACTTCGTGGTCCTGAACTGGCGCGCGGTGTGCGGCCAGTGTCGCGCCTGCAAGCGCGGCCGGCCGCAGTACTGCTTCGACACCTTCAACGCCACGCAGAAGATGACGCTCGAGGACGGCACCGAGCTCACTCCGGCGCTGGGCATCGGCGCGTTCGCCGACAAGACGCTCGTCCACGCCGGCCAGTGCACCAAGGTCGACCCGAGCGCCGATCCGGCCGTCGTCGGCCTGCTCGGCTGCGGTGTCATGGCCGGTCTCGGTGCCGCCGTGAACACCGGCGGCGTCACCCGCGGCCAGTCGGTCGCCGTCATCGGCTGCGGCGGTGTCGGCGACGCCGCGATCATGGGTGCGCGCCTGGCGGGTGCCGGCACGATCATCGCCGTCGACCGCGACGACAAGAAGCTCGAGTGGGCCACCGACCTCGGTGCCACCCACACCGTCAACTCCACCTCGACCGATGCAGTCGAGGCCATCAAGGAGCTGACGGGCGGTTTCGGCGCCGACGTCGTCATCGAGGCCGTGGGCCGCCCGGAGACGTACAAGCAGGCCTTCTACGCCCGCGACCTCGCCGGCACCGTCGTCCTCGTCGGCGTGCCCACGCCGGACATGACCCTCGAGATGCCGCTCATCGACTTCTTCTCGCACGGCGGCTCGCTCAAGAGCTCGTGGTACGGCGACTGCCTGCCCGAGCGCGACTTCCCGACCTACGTCGACCTGTACCAGCAGGGGCGCCTGCCGCTCGAGAAGTTCGTCACCGAGCGCATCGGCATCGACGACGTCGAGAAGGCGTTCGAGACGATGCACCGCGGTGAGGTCCTCCGTTCGGTGGTGGTCCTGTGA
- a CDS encoding molybdenum cofactor biosynthesis protein MoaE, which translates to MSELLARISTEPLDPAAVDAAVAGAEHGAVVLFTGVVRNHDGGQSVTALQYQAHPDAEAFLRRCCEDVAAKSGLPVAAVHRVGDLTIGDLALVAAVAAPHRAEAFATCAELVERIKAEVPIWKRQHFTEGASEWVGL; encoded by the coding sequence ATGAGTGAACTACTGGCCCGGATCTCGACGGAGCCGCTCGACCCCGCAGCGGTGGACGCCGCGGTGGCGGGCGCCGAACACGGTGCGGTGGTGCTGTTCACCGGTGTCGTCCGTAATCACGACGGCGGGCAGTCGGTGACCGCGCTGCAGTACCAGGCCCATCCGGATGCCGAAGCGTTCCTGCGGCGGTGCTGCGAGGACGTCGCGGCGAAGTCCGGGCTTCCGGTCGCCGCCGTGCATCGAGTGGGCGATCTCACCATCGGCGATCTCGCGCTCGTCGCGGCGGTCGCCGCCCCGCACCGCGCGGAAGCCTTCGCCACCTGCGCCGAACTGGTGGAACGCATCAAGGCCGAGGTGCCGATCTGGAAGCGTCAGCACTTCACCGAGGGTGCCTCGGAATGGGTGGGTCTGTAA
- a CDS encoding fructosamine kinase family protein — protein sequence MRSGRLFGVSTGDVFRKHDPHAHPDFFRAEAAGLAWLAEAGMPVAAVRSVSEDHIELDRIAEASPSAGTAREFGAVLARMHDAGAAGFGAAPDHYDGQLFIGRRPMSRTVHATWGSFYIAERVLPFLRIAVDAGSVTDRQCRDIEAACDLVAAGAFDDDDPPSRLHGDLWNGNVLWSPRGVVLIDPAAHGGHRETDLAMLALFGCPHLGRVVDGYESAHPLRAGWEHRVPVHQLHPLAVHAAGYGAGYGRELHRAALATLELGGST from the coding sequence GTGCGGTCGGGCAGACTCTTCGGGGTGAGCACCGGAGACGTCTTCCGCAAACACGACCCGCACGCACATCCGGATTTCTTCCGGGCCGAGGCGGCCGGCCTGGCCTGGCTCGCCGAGGCCGGTATGCCGGTCGCGGCGGTGCGGTCGGTGAGCGAAGACCACATCGAACTCGATCGGATCGCCGAGGCATCCCCGTCCGCCGGGACCGCACGTGAGTTCGGTGCGGTACTCGCCCGGATGCACGACGCGGGGGCCGCAGGTTTCGGTGCGGCACCCGACCACTACGACGGGCAATTGTTCATCGGCCGCCGCCCCATGAGCCGTACCGTGCACGCCACCTGGGGATCGTTCTACATCGCAGAGCGGGTGCTGCCCTTCCTGCGCATCGCGGTCGATGCGGGCAGCGTCACCGACCGCCAGTGCCGCGACATCGAGGCCGCCTGCGATCTCGTTGCGGCCGGAGCCTTCGACGACGACGATCCGCCGTCGCGTCTGCACGGAGACCTGTGGAACGGCAACGTGTTGTGGTCGCCGCGCGGCGTCGTCCTGATCGACCCGGCCGCACACGGCGGCCACCGCGAGACAGATCTGGCGATGCTCGCGCTCTTCGGCTGCCCGCACCTGGGCCGGGTCGTCGACGGTTACGAGTCGGCGCATCCGCTGCGCGCCGGCTGGGAGCATCGGGTGCCCGTGCACCAGCTGCATCCACTGGCGGTGCACGCCGCGGGATACGGTGCCGGGTACGGGCGGGAGCTGCACCGGGCGGCACTCGCAACCCTCGAACTCGGAGGCAGTACGTGA
- the moaA gene encoding GTP 3',8-cyclase MoaA, giving the protein MTAVDMGIPVVRDRADDVSDRPDVPELLDRFGRIARDLRVSLTEKCSLRCTYCMPAEGLPEIPRDKLLTSAEIVRLVGIATGRLGVHEVRFTGGEPLMRRDLEEIVAGCAQQTPGLPIALTTNAVGLRHRARALADAGLTRVNISLDTIDREHFARLTRRDRLDSVLDGIRAAVAAGLGRVKVNAVLMPETLEGAADLLAWCLDEGVELRFIEQMPLDADQNWARSQMVPAQQLLDVLGRRFTLTETEREDPSAPAERWLVDGGPATVGIIASVTRSFCSDCDRTRLTAEGTVRSCLFSDRETDLRAALRGGATDEDLAAVWRGAMWNKWAGHGMDAADFAPPQRSMGAIGG; this is encoded by the coding sequence ATGACAGCGGTGGACATGGGCATCCCGGTCGTGCGCGATCGCGCAGACGACGTGTCCGATCGGCCCGACGTGCCCGAGCTCCTCGATCGCTTCGGTCGCATCGCCCGCGACCTGCGTGTATCCCTCACCGAGAAGTGCTCGTTGCGCTGTACCTACTGCATGCCGGCCGAGGGACTTCCCGAGATTCCGCGCGACAAGCTGCTCACGAGCGCCGAGATCGTGCGCCTGGTGGGCATCGCGACCGGCCGGCTCGGTGTCCACGAGGTGCGCTTCACCGGTGGGGAACCGCTCATGCGCCGCGATCTCGAGGAGATCGTCGCCGGATGTGCGCAGCAGACCCCGGGGCTGCCGATCGCGCTGACCACCAATGCGGTCGGTCTCCGGCACCGCGCGCGGGCGCTGGCGGACGCCGGACTGACCCGCGTGAACATCTCCCTCGACACCATCGACCGCGAGCACTTCGCGCGCCTGACGCGCCGCGACCGGCTCGATTCGGTGCTCGACGGCATCCGGGCCGCGGTGGCCGCCGGACTCGGCCGGGTCAAGGTCAACGCCGTCCTGATGCCGGAGACCCTCGAGGGCGCGGCCGACCTGCTCGCGTGGTGCCTGGACGAGGGCGTGGAACTGCGGTTCATCGAGCAGATGCCCCTCGACGCCGATCAGAACTGGGCGCGCTCGCAGATGGTGCCTGCCCAGCAGTTGCTCGACGTCCTCGGGCGACGGTTCACGCTCACGGAGACCGAACGGGAGGATCCGTCCGCGCCGGCCGAACGCTGGCTCGTCGACGGCGGACCTGCGACGGTCGGCATCATCGCGTCGGTGACGCGGTCGTTCTGCAGCGACTGCGACCGCACGCGGTTGACGGCCGAGGGAACGGTCCGGTCCTGCCTGTTCAGCGACCGGGAGACCGACCTGCGCGCCGCTCTGCGCGGCGGCGCCACCGACGAGGACCTCGCCGCGGTGTGGCGCGGGGCGATGTGGAACAAATGGGCCGGACACGGCATGGACGCGGCGGACTTCGCGCCGCCGCAGCGGAGCATGGGAGCTATCGGTGGCTGA
- the moaCB gene encoding bifunctional molybdenum cofactor biosynthesis protein MoaC/MoaB — protein sequence MTDLSHLDDQGRARMVDVSSKTDTTRIAVAAGELVTTPEVIALVRADDMPKADVLATARIAGIAAAKRTWELIPLCHQLALSSVKVMFDFTDTSITIEAMAKTKGPTGVEMEALTAVAVAGLTLHDMVKAVDPAAVLDGVRLISKEGGKRGHWTRDEAPGRGETAGTDEQPVEESGRSATVVVASTGVAAGTREDRTGPLIVSWLEDKGFTVRGPLVHADADIAAGLADAVRLGPALVVTTGGTGASPTDATPEATLALLDRELPGIAESIRQRGLDATPHAVLSRGVAGLVGRTVVVNLPGSPGGVKDGLAALDPILDHLLAQVAGGGAHE from the coding sequence GTGACCGATCTCAGCCACCTGGACGATCAGGGACGCGCCCGCATGGTGGACGTCTCCTCGAAGACCGACACCACGCGGATCGCCGTGGCGGCAGGCGAACTCGTCACCACTCCCGAGGTGATCGCGCTCGTCCGCGCCGACGACATGCCCAAGGCCGACGTCCTGGCCACGGCCCGCATCGCCGGCATTGCGGCGGCGAAACGCACCTGGGAGCTCATCCCCCTGTGCCACCAGCTGGCACTGTCGTCGGTGAAGGTGATGTTCGATTTCACCGACACCTCGATCACGATCGAGGCCATGGCGAAGACCAAGGGCCCGACCGGAGTCGAGATGGAGGCCCTCACCGCGGTCGCCGTCGCCGGTCTGACCCTGCACGACATGGTCAAGGCCGTGGATCCGGCGGCCGTTCTCGACGGCGTGCGGCTGATCTCCAAGGAGGGCGGCAAGCGCGGCCACTGGACCCGCGACGAGGCACCCGGCCGGGGCGAGACCGCCGGCACCGACGAACAGCCCGTGGAGGAGTCCGGACGTTCCGCCACCGTGGTCGTCGCGTCGACCGGTGTCGCCGCAGGCACCCGCGAGGACCGCACCGGCCCGCTCATCGTGTCGTGGCTCGAGGACAAGGGATTCACGGTCCGCGGCCCCCTCGTCCACGCGGACGCCGACATCGCCGCCGGTCTCGCCGACGCGGTCCGTCTGGGCCCTGCCCTGGTCGTCACGACCGGCGGAACCGGGGCCTCGCCGACCGACGCGACGCCCGAAGCGACTCTCGCACTGCTCGACCGTGAGCTGCCCGGCATCGCCGAGTCGATCCGGCAGCGCGGACTCGACGCCACCCCGCACGCCGTGCTCTCGCGCGGCGTCGCCGGTCTCGTCGGCCGCACGGTCGTCGTGAACCTGCCCGGCTCGCCCGGCGGGGTGAAGGACGGTCTCGCCGCCCTCGACCCGATCCTCGACCATCTGTTGGCACAAGTCGCAGGAGGCGGCGCTCATGAGTGA